The Sphingomonas sp. So64.6b genome includes a region encoding these proteins:
- a CDS encoding M48 family metallopeptidase, which yields MIGRRAVTLAVMATTLCAATVPPQTTTPAPQAGTTQPDIIVSVEPQPVPAVYVPQDKDERGLWMQMEEEERKLKTSNFVMREALLNDYVHRVFCKTVGPECASIRIYLMRTAYFNANMAPNGAMQIWSGLFLRTRDEAQLAAVLAHEFAHFKERHSLMLFRQAKAKAASATFLAMFGLVGALFALGEISALFRFSREMEARADALSVQMIAKAGYDPMAASRIWEQIGAEADATAVARNTKSRKDKNGGMFASHPPTTERLAALKALGASTTPMGRPILNREEYRAALAPMWASLIDDQIKLNDFGATEYLIGFLATDGWTPSLNYARGELYRARGRPEDLTAAVGFYRQATQGSEASVEAWRGLGLTLLRTGSQAEGQAALKDYLDRRPDASDKAMIAMLAGV from the coding sequence ATGATTGGCCGTCGGGCGGTAACGCTCGCGGTGATGGCGACCACGCTGTGCGCGGCGACCGTGCCGCCGCAGACGACCACACCAGCACCGCAGGCCGGCACGACGCAACCGGACATCATCGTATCGGTCGAGCCGCAGCCTGTTCCGGCGGTATATGTGCCGCAGGACAAGGACGAACGCGGCCTGTGGATGCAAATGGAAGAGGAGGAGCGGAAGCTCAAAACCTCCAATTTTGTAATGCGCGAAGCGCTGCTCAACGATTATGTCCATCGCGTCTTCTGCAAGACGGTCGGGCCAGAATGCGCGAGCATTCGCATCTATCTGATGCGCACGGCCTATTTCAACGCCAACATGGCGCCCAACGGCGCGATGCAGATTTGGTCGGGCCTGTTCCTGCGGACACGTGACGAAGCGCAGCTCGCCGCGGTGCTGGCGCATGAGTTCGCACACTTTAAGGAACGGCACTCGCTGATGTTGTTTCGCCAGGCCAAGGCCAAGGCGGCGTCGGCAACCTTTCTCGCCATGTTCGGTTTGGTCGGAGCGCTATTCGCGCTCGGCGAGATCAGTGCGTTATTCAGGTTTTCGCGCGAGATGGAAGCGAGGGCCGATGCCCTGTCGGTACAGATGATTGCCAAGGCCGGTTACGATCCGATGGCCGCGTCGCGAATCTGGGAGCAGATCGGCGCCGAGGCGGATGCCACGGCGGTCGCGCGCAACACGAAAAGCCGCAAGGACAAGAATGGCGGCATGTTTGCCAGCCATCCACCGACCACCGAGCGCCTTGCGGCGCTTAAGGCGCTAGGCGCCAGCACTACGCCGATGGGAAGGCCGATATTGAACCGCGAGGAGTATCGCGCGGCGCTGGCCCCGATGTGGGCGAGCCTGATCGACGATCAGATCAAGCTCAACGATTTCGGCGCAACCGAATATCTGATCGGCTTCCTGGCTACGGATGGCTGGACCCCGAGTCTGAACTATGCCCGCGGGGAGCTGTACCGGGCGCGGGGGCGGCCCGAGGACCTTACGGCGGCGGTGGGGTTTTATCGTCAGGCGACTCAAGGATCCGAAGCGTCAGTCGAGGCCTGGCGCGGATTGGGACTTACGCTGCTGCGCACCGGATCGCAGGCCGAAGGACAGGCCGCCCTCAAAGATTATCTGGACCGTCGTCCCGACGCATCCGACAAAGCCATGATCGCCATGTTGGCAGGAGTATGA